From Rhodamnia argentea isolate NSW1041297 chromosome 10, ASM2092103v1, whole genome shotgun sequence, a single genomic window includes:
- the LOC115735102 gene encoding phosphoglycerate kinase, cytosolic-like isoform X5 — protein MSMSQLLHPLGATLFFNNARHPRSRIFKSVPPISGTYVGGNAEFSGFFVGAQSSRQGNLPPAGSNETSAKHKAFFWKRGESDALPYIQTLGKFPKEELEDKVVMVRFDSSILLREEQDHTVQSILYAHLTIKYLLEARARIVLVSDWSDGINSRFPDLQSVAEHLSLVLGVNVVPSQCLSHYSPPSEALEKMKVLLLENLSEFKGEVCNSLEFAETLSSGVDIFVNDSFSQSHKVLASTVGVTSFCYSSIAGFQFEESLRKLKNAVGSGKRPHIAIIGGTNLSNKAAALCSLASVCDGLVFVGMMSFQIMHVLGFLVPLNQLELGATKEASELVQVAQDRNIPILYPKDFWCLNEKVPNQLELFPAHAISKGWMPVDIGPSTLDEIKALLKKSKQKATWIGPVKFKSRHASAVGASKLACILNALSQGDCDVTIVGSVACKTMTDESSSIPAFSVIENASIWWDFLKGRKLPGVMALDRAYPFKIDWKSVYREPAQPLVVDIGSGNGVFLLGMAKRWKHLNFLGLEINEKLVRRCLIAVHQSDLTNGYVLLLCGFGLILFTWCCSY, from the exons ATGAGCATGAGCCAACTTCTGCATCCGCTTGGAGCCACACTCTTCTTCAACAATGCCCGTCATCCTCGGAGCCGCATATTCAAATCCGTTCCCCCCATATCAGGCACTTATGTCGGCGGAAATGCTGAATTTTCTGGATTCTTCGTTGGAGCTCAATCATCTCGGCAAG GTAATTTACCGCCCGCAGGTTCTAACGAGACTTCTGCTAAACACAAG GCCTTTTTTTGGAAGCGAGGAGAATCAGATGCTCTCCCATACATACAAACACTTGGGAAGTTTCCGAAGGAGGAGCTTGAGGATAAAGTAGTCATGGTCAGATTTGATTCTTCCATATTGCTTCGGGAAGAACAGGACCATACAGTTCAGTCAATCTTATATGCACATCTAACCATTAAATATCTATTGGAAGCCAGGGCTAGGATCGTTCTAGTGAGTGATTGGAGTGatggaatcaattcaagatttcCTGATCTTCAGTCTGTTGCAG AGCACCTCTCACTAGTCCTCGGGGTCAATGTTGTGCCATCACAGTGCCTTTCTCATTATAGTCCACCTTCAGAAGCTCTTGAGAAGATGAAGGTGCTACTTCTTGAGAACCTTTCTGAGTTTAAGGGGGAAGTTTGTAATTCATTAGAATTTGCGGAGACTCTATCATCTGGGGTCGATATTTTCGTCAATGACTCGTTTTCCCAGTCACATAAAGTTCTTGCATCCACTGTTGGCGTTACTAGCTTTTGCTATTCCTCTATTGCTGGGTTCCAATTTGAGGAGAGCCTGAGAAAACTGAAGAATGCTGTGGGAAGTGGCAAAAGGCCACATATAGCAATT ATTGGAGGAACTAATCTCTCCAACAAAGCAGCTGCATTGTGCTCCTTGGCTTCTGTTTGTGATGGGCTGGTCTTCGTGGGAATGATGTCTTTTCAGATTATGCATGTGTTGGGTTTCTTAGTTCCTTTAAACCAATTGGAATTAGGGGCTACTAAAGAAGCTTCAGAGTTAGTCCAGGTTGCGCAAGATAGGAACATCCCTATTTTATATCCAAAAGATTTTTGGTGCCTGAATGAAAAGGTTCCAAATCAGTTGGAACTATTTCCTGCTCACGCAATTTCAAAAG GCTGGATGCCTGTTGATATTGGACCCAGCACACTGGATGAAATAAAGGCCCTGCTTAAAAAGTCAAAG CAGAAAGCCACATGGATTGGTCCAGTGAAATTCAAGTCACGCCATGCATCTGCAGTTGGAGCAAGTAAATTGGCGTGTATACTTAATGCGTTAAGTCAAGGTGATTGTGATGTAACCATTGTTGGCTCTGTGGCATGCAAAACAATGACAGATGAGTCTAGCTCTATCCCTGCTTTTTCTGTGATTGAAAACGCTTCCATATGGTGGGATTTCCTCAAAGGAAGAAAACTTCCTGGTGTCATGGCATTAGATAGG GCATACCCATTCAAGATTGATTGGAAGTCTGTATATAGGGAACCTGCTCAACCTTTGGTAGTCGATATTGGAAGTG GTAACGGAGTATTTTTGTTGGGAATGGCTAAAAGGTGGAAGCATCTTAATTTTCTTGGTTTAGAGATCAATGAGAAG CTTGTGCGGCGCTGCTTAATTGCTGTCCATCAGTCAGA
- the LOC115735107 gene encoding membrane magnesium transporter — protein sequence MRFGFAIGLFGVVILSHAAYSTVQYRGLLKIMEEEFSGPPLNVVAELLVGLVLCTWAALTVPGKFLSIHPDSEENRIVSLPDNMDFMIFNHRGRVLPSQLDLKLKH from the exons ATGAGGTTCGGCTTCGCCATTGGCCTTTTCGGAGTTGTGATTCTGTCGCACGCCGCTTATTCCACCGTCCAAT ATAGGGGCTTGTTGAAGATCATGGAGGAGGAATTCTCTGGGCCACCGCTTAAC GTGGTTGCTGAATTGCTTGTAGGGCTCGTTCTCTGTACGTGGGCTGCTCTCACTGTGCCTGGGAAATTCCTCTCGATCCATCCTGATTCCGAAGAAAACAG GATAGTCTCTCTCCCAGACAACATGGACTTCATGATTTTCAACCACCGCGGTAGAGTGCTTCCTTCTCAACTGGATCTGAAGTTGAAGCATTGA
- the LOC115735103 gene encoding transcription initiation factor TFIID subunit 8 has protein sequence MNNGGVNTTTGNETKADAPGGRAKADDFARAVSRVAVAQICEGVGFESVRDSGLDSLSDIAIRYLHDIGKAASFYANISGRTHCNVFDIIRALEDLGNFQGFSGASGVSHCLASSGTVMEILDYAQSAEEVPFNQSIARFPVARDRRLIPSFTQMGETPPGKHVPAWLPALPDPHTYKQTPVWNERKSDLRADKIEQARQRRNAERSLLNLQQRLAQFGSAGASTSNIAQHHQPKELKADEGNPYLTTPLPPGEKEVASVNLPVMLSNGPTKENSLSVLETFAPAIEAVKDRFCEDGDGDDNKVLPDKRPAIHFKFKTGKKVFGQSSDLNLHNKYLSRPVSLIGREEERDDKKRRAEYILRQAMENPQELTQM, from the coding sequence ATGAACAATGGAGGTGTAAATACAACAACTGGTAACGAAACTAAGGCTGATGCTCCAGGTGGAAGAGCTAAAGCTGACGACTTTGCTCGTGCGGTATCGAGGGTTGCGGTAGCACAGATTTGTGAGGGTGTTGGCTTTGAGAGTGTCAGGGACTCCGGTTTGGACTCTCTTTCGGATATAGCAATTCGTTATCTTCACGATATTGGCAAGGCTGCAAGCTTTTATGCTAATATCTCTGGTAGGACTCACTGTAATGTTTTTGACATTATTAGAGCTCTAGAAGATTTAGGGAATTTTCAAGGTTTTTCGGGGGCTTCGGGAGTTAGTCACTGCCTTGCCAGTTCTGGCACAGTAATGGAAATTCTGGATTATGCGCAATCCGCCGAGGAGGTTCCCTTCAATCAGTCCATAGCTCGATTTCCAGTAGCCAGAGATAGGCGTCTGATCCCAAGTTTCACACAAATGGGTGAGACTCCACCTGGCAAGCATGTACCGGCTTGGTTGCCGGCTTTGCCAGATCCTCACACTTATAAGCAGACACCCGTGTGGAATGAGCGGAAGTCGGATCTGCGTGCTGATAAGATTGAGCAAGCGAGGCAAAGGAGAAATGCGGAGAGGTCTTTGTTGAATTTGCAGCAAAGGCTAGCCCAGTTTGGTTCCGCGGGAGCTTCAACCTCGAATATTGCTCAACATCACCAGCCGAAAGAATTGAAGGCAGACGAAGGCAATCCTTATCTCACCACACCTTTGCCACCTGGTGAGAAGGAAGTCGCATCTGTTAATTTGCCTGTTATGCTTTCCAATGGACCTACAAAGGAGAATAGTTTATCTGTCCTGGAGACATTTGCCCCTGCAATTGAAGCCGTGAAAGATCGATTTTGTGAAGATGGTGACGGTGATGATAATAAGGTCCTTCCTGATAAGAGACCTGCTATTCATTTCAAGTTCAAGACTGGGAAAAAAGTTTTTGGTCAGTCTTCGGATCTAAATCTTCATAACAAATATCTCAGTAGACCTGTCTCTCTGATTGGGCGTGAAGAGGAGAGAGACGACAAGAAGAGAAGAGCTGAATACATCCTTAGGCAAGCCATGGAAAATCCGCAGGAGCTCACTCAGATGTAA
- the LOC115735108 gene encoding uncharacterized protein LOC115735108 translates to MEKYFGNAYRGDPGVPHADPDRFVNIWIGSAAFSALTWFNPYMWQLSNQFNWHDKAMMFEHYHWKKAKAKNQPYKFKWNEYMDKDHRDSYYFNWPVYFP, encoded by the exons atggaGAAGTACTTCGGGAATGCGTACCGGGGCGACCCGGGAGTGCCGCACGCCGACCCGGACAGGTTCGTGAACATATGGATCGGGTCCGCCGCTTTCTCCGCCCTCACCTGGTTCAACCCTTACATGTGGCAGCTCTCCAATCAATTCAA CTGGCATGACAAAGCCATGATGTTCGAGCACTATCACTGGAAGAAAGCCAAGGCTAAGAATCAGCCATATAAATTCAAG TGGAATGAGTACATGGACAAGGACCACAGGGACTCATACTATTTCAACTGGCCTGTTTACTTCCCATAG
- the LOC115735104 gene encoding thylakoid lumenal 15.0 kDa protein 2, chloroplastic, whose amino-acid sequence MAFLRLHSSSPTSVNLLPSLHTRTTTSSSSSSSSHVSIRTSSTRKSSSLSAAISDLGSKSLNFLLSGTLALGLSLTGVVGFAEAKVGVNKPELLPKEYTPVIDVAGLLSDGQEIRLAQEIADIEKDTGFKLRVLAQNYPNTPGLAIKDFWSVDDRTIVFVADPTFGNIINFNVGASVDLDIPRSFWSRLAGKYGNMFYWKEKGEDASIEAAVVAISNCLREPVGPYNCSESQEIGGKLV is encoded by the exons ATGGCGTTTCTCCGCCTTCATTCCTCATCTCCCACTTCTGTAAATCTCCTCCCATCTCTGCACACACGAACCACCACttcgtcatcgtcgtcgtcgtcgtctcaCGTCTCAATACGAACATCATCCACGCGCAAATCGTCCAGCTTGAGCGCTGCAATCTCTGATCTCGGTTCGAAGTCTCTGAATTTCCTGCTCTCAGGCACTCTCGCTCTCGGACTATCTCTCACGG GAGTTGTTGGGTTTGCGGAGGCGAAAGTCGGGGTTAACAAGCCAGAATTGCTTCCTAAAGAGTACACTCCGGTTATCGATGTTGCCGGACTCCTCTCCGATGGTCAG GAGATAAGATTGGCACAAGAGATTGCTGACATTGAAAAGGATACTGGATTTAAGTTGAGAGTTCTAGCCCAGAATTACCCTAATACACCAG GGTTGGCAATTAAAGATTTCTGGAGTGTGGATGATCGAACAATTGTCTTTGTAGCTGACCCAACATTTG GTAACATCATAAATTTCAATGTGGGAGCTTCTGTTGATTTAGACATTCCGCGTAGCTTTTGGAGTCGTTTGGCTGGAAAATATGGAAATATGTTTTACTGGAAAGAGAAG GGAGAAGACGCGTCTATTGAAGCTGCTGTGGTGGCGATATCTAATTGCTTGAGGGAACCTGTGGGTCCATATAACTGTTCTGAG AGCCAAGAAATAGGAGGAAAGCTGGTGTGA